One genomic region from Argentina anserina chromosome 2, drPotAnse1.1, whole genome shotgun sequence encodes:
- the LOC126784950 gene encoding probable jasmonic acid carboxyl methyltransferase 2 encodes MEVVQVLHMNKGNGEASYAQNSKVQNKILTIAKPIIEEALFELLGSNNVMSIESMGIADLGCSSGPNALLIVSEIVDYIHAQLSSGLLHPSSSSVEFRVFLNDLFSNDFNTVFMSLPAFYNKLREDDRYKRLLGANHNLFISAVPGSFYGRLFARKSLHFVHSSSSLHWLSQVPPSLDSKAFPAPNKGKIYISKSSPQSVLDAYSRQFQEDFSMFLKSRAEEIVGGGRMVLSFMGRPTLDPTTEQSCYQWELLALALMSMVSDGLVAEEKVDSFNAPYYAPCAEELKLELQKDGSFILDRLEAFEIDWDGGADVVDDHQAIPVNGYESVDYDQMVAKRGNRVAKTIRAVVESMIEAHFGTEIMDELFRRYAELVTNHLSKTRTKYINLVISLIRRN; translated from the exons ATGGAGGTAGTGCAAGTACTCCACATGAACAAAGGCAACGGTGAGGCCAGTTATGCCCAAAACTCCAAAGTTCAG AACAAGATATTAACAATCGCAAAGCCAATCATCGAAGAAGCCTTGTTCGAACTCTTGGGGTCAAACAATGTTATGTCAATAGAGAGTATGGGCATAGCGGACTTGGGTTGCTCATCCGGACCTAACGCCTTGCTTATCGTATCGGAGATCGTGGATTACATACATGCTCAACTCAGCAGTGGCCTGCTACATCCCTCGTCGTCATCAGTGGAGTTTAGAGTGTTTCTCAACGACTTATTCAGCAACGATTTCAACACCGTCTTCATGTCACTCCCTGCATTCTACAACAAGCTGAGGGAAGATGATCGCTACAAGAGATTGTTGGGGGCTAACCACAACCTCTTCATTTCCGCTGTGCCGGGCTCTTTCTACGGCAGATTGTTTGCCAGAAAAAGCCTGCATTTCGTGCACTCGTCCTCCAGTCTTCACTGGCTCTCTCAGGTCCCCCCCAGCTTGGACAGCAAGGCCTTCCCGGCACCGAACAAGGGGAAGATCTATATTTCTAAGAGCAGCCCGCAAAGTGTATTGGATGCGTACTCGCGTCAATTCCAGGAGGACTTTTCAATGTTTCTTAAGTCTCGGGCTGAAGAAATAGTTGGAGGTGGAAGAATGGTCTTGTCATTCATGGGTAGGCCAACACTTGACCCTACAACTGAACAGAGTTGCTACCAATGGGAGCTCTTGGCCCTTGCACTGATGAGCATGGTTTCAGAT GGTCTTGTAGCAGAGGAGAAAGTTGATTCCTTCAACGCTCCGTACTATGCTCCATGCGCAGAGGAACTGAAGTTGGAGTTGCAAAAGGACGGGTCCTTCATACTGGACCGGCTTGAAGCGTTCGAAATTGATTGGGATGGTGGTGCTGATGTTGTTGATGATCATCAAGCTATTCCCGTTAATGGATATGAATCAGTTGATTATGATCAGATGGTGGCTAAGAGAGGGAATCGGGTAGCCAAAACCATAAGAGCGGTGGTAGAGTCAATGATCGAAGCTCATTTTGGGACGGAAATTATGGATGAACTGTTTCGAAGGTACGCGGAGCTCGTCACCAATCACTTGTCAAAGACGAGAACCAAGTATATCAATTTGGTCATTTCACTTATCAGAAGGAACTGA
- the LOC126784945 gene encoding cytochrome P450 85A1 isoform X2, which translates to MATIMPPESLCFSYWAGLVVLTALTFLVYQIMNPLQYSQQEPKADIPPGSRGLPLIGETLHFMAAINSGKGFYEFVRLRRLRTNIFGGTHVFVSSTNSAKAILNNDLGNFGKRYIKSIAELVGNQSLLCASHQHHKRLRGQLGSLFSTNSLSVFIEQFDQLIIAALKGWEHKGTVVIQDEAFKITGKAMCKMLLSLESEHELEVVRTEVAHVCEAMLAFPLRLPGTKFYKGLQGRKKIMSIIDKAMRERRRGGLEANVDDLLQQILRNGAAGHGLTDEEVIDNILTMVIAGQDTTASAMTWMVKFLGENPDVLHTLMKEQLDLGRNTSSKSLLTLESINEMPYASKVVKESLRLASIVPWFPRLALEDCEMEGFRIKKGWNVNVDAKSIHLDPTVYIDPDTFNPSRFDDEYPKGGYGRILAFGMGGRTCLGMNMAKAMMLVFLHRLLTTYRWKVIDQDSSIQKWGLFSKLRSGCPVTVTSIKEDIY; encoded by the exons ATGGCTACAATTATGCCTCCAGAAAGTCTTTGCTTCTCTTATTGGGCAGGGCTAGTTGTGTTAACTGCCTTAACATTCCTGGTTTACCAGATTATGAATCCCCTGCAGTACTCTCAACAAGAACCAAAGGCTGATATTCCTCCAGGCAGTCGAGGATTACCATTGATCGGAGAGACCTTACACTTCATGGCTGCCATCAACAGCGGTAAAGGGTTTTACGAGTTTGTAAGACTACGCCGTCTCCG GACCAACATATTTGGGGGGACGCATGTCTTTGTTTCAAGCACCAATTCAGCCAAGGCAATTCTAAACAACGACTTGGGAAACTTCGGGAAGAGATACATAAAGTCTATTGCGGAGCTCGTAGGAAATCAAAGCTTGCTTTGTGCTTCGCATCAGCACCACAAACGACTTCGTGGCCAACTGGGCAGCTTGTTCTCTACAAATTCTCTATCGGTGTTCATCGAACAGTTTGATCAACTCATTATCGCAGCTCTAAAAGGCTGGGAACATAAAGGCACTGTCGTTATACAAGATGAAGCATTCAAG ATAACTGGAAAAGCAATGTGTAAGATGTTGTTAAGCTTGGAAAGTGAACACGAGCTAGAGGTGGTGCGGACAGAGGTAGCTCATGTTTGTGAAGCTATGCTAGCATTTCCTTTGAGGTTGCCTGGTACTAAATTTTACAAGGGCCTTCAG GGGAGGAAGAAAATCATGAGCATAATTGATAAAGCAATGAgagaaaggaggagaggagggttAGAAGCTAATGTAGATGATCTTCTACAACAAATATTGAGAAATGGAGCAGCTGGCCATGGGCTAACAGATGAAGAGGTCATAGACAATATATTAACCATGGTAATTGCAGGTCAAGATACCACAGCCAGTGCAATGACCTGGATGGTAAAATTCTTGGGTGAAAATCCAGATGTGCTTCACACTCTTATG AAAGAACAACTTGACTTGGGGAGAAATACTTCGTCAAAGTCACTTCTAACACTGGAAAGTATTAACGAGATGCCGTATGCTTCTAAG GTAGTGAAGGAATCCCTAAGGCTGGCCTCGATCGTGCCTTGGTTCCCAAGACTAGCTCTTGAGGATTGCGAGATGGAAG GTTTTAGGATCAAGAAAGGTTGGAACGTAAATGTTGATGCTAAATCGATACACCTTGATCCGACTGTGTACATCGATCCAGACACGTTCAATCCCTCGCGGTTTGAT GATGAATATCCAAAAGGAGGATATGGCAGGATCTTAGCTTTTGGGATGGGAGGGAGGACATGTTTGGGGATGAACATGGCTAAGGCGATGATGCTCGTTTTTCTTCACCGTCTCCTCACTACTTACAG gTGGAAGGTGATCGACCAAGATTCGAGCATTCAAAAATGGGGTCTCTTCTCAAAGTTAAGAAGTGGATGTCCGGTGACTGTAACTAGTATCAAAGAAGATATATACTAA
- the LOC126784945 gene encoding cytochrome P450 85A1 isoform X1, whose translation MATIMPPESLCFSYWAGLVVLTALTFLVYQIMNPLQYSQQEPKADIPPGSRGLPLIGETLHFMAAINSGKGFYEFVRLRRLRYGKCFRTNIFGGTHVFVSSTNSAKAILNNDLGNFGKRYIKSIAELVGNQSLLCASHQHHKRLRGQLGSLFSTNSLSVFIEQFDQLIIAALKGWEHKGTVVIQDEAFKITGKAMCKMLLSLESEHELEVVRTEVAHVCEAMLAFPLRLPGTKFYKGLQGRKKIMSIIDKAMRERRRGGLEANVDDLLQQILRNGAAGHGLTDEEVIDNILTMVIAGQDTTASAMTWMVKFLGENPDVLHTLMKEQLDLGRNTSSKSLLTLESINEMPYASKVVKESLRLASIVPWFPRLALEDCEMEGFRIKKGWNVNVDAKSIHLDPTVYIDPDTFNPSRFDDEYPKGGYGRILAFGMGGRTCLGMNMAKAMMLVFLHRLLTTYRWKVIDQDSSIQKWGLFSKLRSGCPVTVTSIKEDIY comes from the exons ATGGCTACAATTATGCCTCCAGAAAGTCTTTGCTTCTCTTATTGGGCAGGGCTAGTTGTGTTAACTGCCTTAACATTCCTGGTTTACCAGATTATGAATCCCCTGCAGTACTCTCAACAAGAACCAAAGGCTGATATTCCTCCAGGCAGTCGAGGATTACCATTGATCGGAGAGACCTTACACTTCATGGCTGCCATCAACAGCGGTAAAGGGTTTTACGAGTTTGTAAGACTACGCCGTCTCCG ATATGGCAAATGCTTCAGGACCAACATATTTGGGGGGACGCATGTCTTTGTTTCAAGCACCAATTCAGCCAAGGCAATTCTAAACAACGACTTGGGAAACTTCGGGAAGAGATACATAAAGTCTATTGCGGAGCTCGTAGGAAATCAAAGCTTGCTTTGTGCTTCGCATCAGCACCACAAACGACTTCGTGGCCAACTGGGCAGCTTGTTCTCTACAAATTCTCTATCGGTGTTCATCGAACAGTTTGATCAACTCATTATCGCAGCTCTAAAAGGCTGGGAACATAAAGGCACTGTCGTTATACAAGATGAAGCATTCAAG ATAACTGGAAAAGCAATGTGTAAGATGTTGTTAAGCTTGGAAAGTGAACACGAGCTAGAGGTGGTGCGGACAGAGGTAGCTCATGTTTGTGAAGCTATGCTAGCATTTCCTTTGAGGTTGCCTGGTACTAAATTTTACAAGGGCCTTCAG GGGAGGAAGAAAATCATGAGCATAATTGATAAAGCAATGAgagaaaggaggagaggagggttAGAAGCTAATGTAGATGATCTTCTACAACAAATATTGAGAAATGGAGCAGCTGGCCATGGGCTAACAGATGAAGAGGTCATAGACAATATATTAACCATGGTAATTGCAGGTCAAGATACCACAGCCAGTGCAATGACCTGGATGGTAAAATTCTTGGGTGAAAATCCAGATGTGCTTCACACTCTTATG AAAGAACAACTTGACTTGGGGAGAAATACTTCGTCAAAGTCACTTCTAACACTGGAAAGTATTAACGAGATGCCGTATGCTTCTAAG GTAGTGAAGGAATCCCTAAGGCTGGCCTCGATCGTGCCTTGGTTCCCAAGACTAGCTCTTGAGGATTGCGAGATGGAAG GTTTTAGGATCAAGAAAGGTTGGAACGTAAATGTTGATGCTAAATCGATACACCTTGATCCGACTGTGTACATCGATCCAGACACGTTCAATCCCTCGCGGTTTGAT GATGAATATCCAAAAGGAGGATATGGCAGGATCTTAGCTTTTGGGATGGGAGGGAGGACATGTTTGGGGATGAACATGGCTAAGGCGATGATGCTCGTTTTTCTTCACCGTCTCCTCACTACTTACAG gTGGAAGGTGATCGACCAAGATTCGAGCATTCAAAAATGGGGTCTCTTCTCAAAGTTAAGAAGTGGATGTCCGGTGACTGTAACTAGTATCAAAGAAGATATATACTAA